The Anastrepha ludens isolate Willacy chromosome X, idAnaLude1.1, whole genome shotgun sequence genome includes a window with the following:
- the LOC128870208 gene encoding mucin-17, with amino-acid sequence MDEENETEVDGYTDINVNAAEESDHETESELEGSSDDEILSVDSDEFYVQPTPALHAAKGDITTVLLVNNENSGRNGHLGHFVNVRPEVGFLTSTARTFIQEGVTTEYATQIVGTTLENGRLYAQVLKKSSRVFYDNGQLPHQTFVSPTVVTSWVGDNLELQTKSLLESHNDLFNADQPDWQDIDDSLLIDGGSAFVGNTDFIDVSEIKKKQQKLVTTLVSAVPGYISTNFSNSNNNGHSVEANGLVAIPLHIASRLGQLEENAGELAANKVLPIGDLPTYTVRNHFSPSGFSTANTIKQVQLSQHSVESEDRKSSRLFKSIDNNELYLNRSPKHYYQQLKSVNGNISSSLKPPHTAALFTRHFSTTTYYGFADFTTIVGDSVIVFSPSTYSHNINLGHVTSIKGEATLDGGGIKNAQVSTVAISINAEFIAPTLAANTQFLETVQVNNLSKQQDDSLSIYFMSTIMPSQGPKEISHEVAYSRDGQLEISHVGVVISNATSSINVENEVNKSMSLGEIILTVDKQTLVTTATYSRPSDQEVLEIYASLSRAEAARKSATQTKIAPTAVKDEEMSTDQLVVERNIITTVLSVQSSEDRSSEATNADVSLLSASSSVKILGGATTIFFEDDPFANFVEPTSTLNLKYAQVHKDVIVVTDTTDMLEANGIQLDYETTTNSQTTMEEYEDINDATRDLPKIIANNNFEEEKSVEEHNSFKTIETVDPGSDGQPVKPPTNASVIEIVVNDDIVEFKDCIRTSQTFLTQKAPTTTQLNTVYEAITGSQEENKTVKIETLIPPTFDILETTKHYCIKPKATGIITATNNLTESIAIMELEDTSQLEKPQLQIVNETEVEVLNETNSTTTAAQNEVEYEEEATDASDTGSDTDADTDIDLDDVVYSVEEDSGEEIELIYKTLYTTYTYLTTFFNDGSSTSISSHTEVFTNVLTSTLKPGSGEIKSTASIISPTANTMSVEEGFNMRNQHDHSASKSASTSKFVLPTELESILREGEYTKDSSTDADAIDEKLSFTTTVLDDNKVVKTYFTTYTYYTTIFVEGETETMSRTVVYTNYVTDSIAPTTVFAINKATQAKVTGMPVDRSTEVTNTILANNVSSLNGVKEIEENMSNDHQQLSYSTMIRTHAVSTYSNQSEPDLNNYTSVTLVTDVRSSSSNGDHHIINQKLDSVDDQISSESNTDEIRPSATLLLQTSFTTFTYYTTMYNNDDTNVVSRLETITNVVTETLQPSKTESIDEATLPITYFTTFTYWTKLAKYGEITTLSREETISNIIPPSLIPSISALITISSSLNSYVPLDISTTTGEAIADATDNQIDNFTSGLSEDSINVPINADEIHKTEIFEPTTYYTTYTYYTTSYDVDTTITDSRFETVTNVVMPTLILPDATKAVEDDEGTTEVSNIDGLIDLRPSMSNESKIGSTLALPKAALVLYDYKKIIDSEGISTLYFTTEVLPTTAADGSPSEITSSMSSLYIDEAKKALQPSTNAVAVNADGSTARHYKTGLVRLIEGTRIANHTTTFYQSKVIGTFIENRYAQIIESTSSFIFETNKLNGNNVMASGEVIEPTLTPITPPAIEATQVVTLNEPTAHASIADNGSAESATDLPIGNDSSKDDDEDETDEDEANKGRLPFQSKKRTFTPVIRPFASRNRPQFAPKKKSGAPSSATIITRIDFTPTITATPALKTTGRFSTLRKGGLYSSPISTGSPVISNGSSSRRSFGRPIKSSQPSGNSGGLNSPSISFSSGFVGSRNRLSSSPRPLLQSSTRRAGVLIRPSSSGVFRPVFSTSYAGNSRIRVKPTGLGLPGYQNTATESITTLTPDVSGEEESTTPVLHINDNENEEGTLDAIRRNQNPLLRFRRPINRPAGFTPASQRTITGGAVSARRNPLTGRAKSATTPSTTTTTTPQSRPRSFQRPQIGNIASKPRPQNSLFPPRGLLQKQNNQETNEAKENKKDEKLEGNFDADDDSEYDDEDEEDNEDDVDGDNSRRRRSNSKQHKSSIKAVALKTVKTDRYIKYYEKPERYLRVRRETDKSLHRRSNFRNRFRRPKLTSADEERNFTENVEPETLPPTTAPTRPRVSGRFVSRYTGLHSTQAAAITIVSTANHRAIRPTRPTNGRAQFTLREKDNITTQKGLTRAGTNNFRRPQTAASARRTSPASTSSTRRLKSYKNNLSQDSSVRNTSPRGRNNLSRTRTTMRGRSRNDYNADLVVIPNVGTITVTHVLPAEVTIPIVNGKITEYKNVITAKTSTEVLGPQQFTSFVGSNGQTMLALIREDSSVNFGGATEITQYVLHESPTTTVIFTPTTIRGRKTSFSHIIPSTVYSVENVVSTSHPQISANAPLANILLSQLLLGNIGLPPANPLLGALGAATTPTPNQLAIGSLGTHVIATPVTEYRTHTSTYVTTVFEGMSTVLPVTFQGKKILTTVYDTTAQTITATEFVTDTIVTTSTQQPLIAQVPQVNNLLLQQLLLQQQLQPQIEQLPILHSTAPQLLLSDNIQDLDSNNIRLSNENENDIPIIEENQSNKVVRKKSRKSGKSHKRKHHSAQDEAPEGSSIITLYVSGRRPGEFSTILSTVPLSYDSTVHKRQALSDVKQTTSIDSITDFYVTDGSEFVEEYMLPELPSNEVNDITVPQIKSGEYNSFDQTQSLESIVGDVETWLANTTHAYSEQTTAKLLAITSTLQSGRFQQAESRLFNKPSNTTNTPVGNRKNYNSLV; translated from the coding sequence ATATAACGACGGTTTTATTGGTTAATAATGAAAACAGTGGACGTAACGGTCATTTAGGCCACTTTGTAAATGTGCGTCCAGAAGTTGGCTTTTTAACGTCAACCGCACGCACCTTTATACAGGAAGGCGTAACAACAGAATATGCCACTCAAATAGTGGGCACAACGCTGGAAAATGGACGTTTATATGCACAAGTCTTAAAGAAAAGTTCAAGAGTGTTCTACGACAACGGCCAGCTACCGCATCAAACGTTTGTTTCGCCTACAGTTGTTACCAGCTGGGTGGGTGATAATTTGGAATTGCAAACTAAATCCCTGTTAGAGAGTCATAATGATCTATTCAACGCCGATCAGCCAGATTGGCAAGATATTGATGATAGTTTACTAATTGACGGTGGCAGTGCTTTTGTTGGTAATACTGATTTTATTGATGTGAGCgagataaagaaaaaacaacaaaagttagTTACCACTTTGGTTTCAGCGGTTCCCGGCTATATTTCGACAAACTTtagtaatagcaacaacaatggaCACAGCGTTGAGGCAAATGGGCTTGTAGCTATTCCTTTGCACATAGCAAGCCGCTTAGGGCAGTTGGAAGAGAACGCTGGCGAATTGGCAGCGAATAAAGTTTTGCCCATTGGTGACTTACCCACATATACCGTTCGTAATCATTTCTCGCCAAGTGGCTTTTCCACAGCAAACACCATAAAACAAGTACAGTTATCTCAGCATTCAGTAGAAAGCGAAGACAGAAAATCTTCGCgtttatttaaaagtattgaCAATAATGAATTGTACCTCAATCGCTCACCAAAACATTATTACCAACAATTGAAAAGTGTTAATGGTAATATTAGTAGTTCATTAAAGCCGCCGCACACAGCAGCACTTTTCACTAGGCATTTTTCGACCACAACATATTATGGATTCGCGGATTTTACCACTATTGTAGGTGATAGTGTAATTGTTTTTTCTCCAAGTACTTACTCACACAACATAAATTTGGGTCACGTGACTTCGATAAAAGGCGAAGCAACTTTGGATGGTGGTGGCATTAAAAACGCCCAGGTATCTACTGTGGCTATAAGCATTAATGCAGAATTCATAGCACCTACATTAGCTGCAAACACGCAGTTTTTAGAAACTGTTcaagtaaataatttaagtaaacaGCAGGATGATAGTTTGAGCATATATTTTATGTCTACCATAATGCCATCGCAGGGACCAAAAGAGATCTCACATGAAGTGGCATATAGTAGGGACGGTCAATTGGAAATATCCCATGTGGGTGTTGTAATAAGTAATGCTACAAGCAGCATTAATGTAGAAAATGAGGTAAATAAGTCAATGAGCTTGGGCGAAATCATACTCACAGTTGACAAGCAGACGTTGGTGACAACGGCTACATATTCCCGCCCTTCTGATCAGGAAGTTTTGGAAATATACGCCTCTCTTTCGCGCGCAGAGGCAGCACGCAAATCTGCTACGCAGACAAAAATTGCACCAACGGCAGTTAAGGATGAGGAAATGTCTACTGACCAGTTAGTTGTTGAAAGGAATATAATTACGACGGTTTTATCTGTACAAAGCAGTGAAGACCGCAGCTCTGAAGCAACTAATGCGGATGTTTCTCTACTAAGTGCTAGTTCCTCCGTGAAGATCTTAGGTGGCGCAACTACAATATTTTTCGAAGACGACCCCTTTGCTAACTTTGTTGAACCAACATCTACTTTGAACTTGAAATATGCACAAGTGCATAAAGATGTTATAGTGGTAACTGATACCACTGATATGTTAGAGGCAAATGGAATACAACTCGATTACGAAACAACAACTAATAGCCAAACAACGATGGAAGAATACGAAGATATCAATGACGCAACCAGAGATCTGCCgaaaattattgcaaacaataactttgaGGAAGAAAAGAGCGTAGAAGAGCACAATTCTTTTAAAACTATAGAAACAGTTGACCCCGGCAGTGATGGCCAGCCGGTGAAGCCGCCGACCAATGCCAGTGTGATAGAAATCGTTGTCAATGATGATATTGTTGAATTCAAGGACTGCATAAGAACTTCACAGACTTTTCTTACGCAAAAAGCGCCAACAACAACTCAGTTAAACACGGTATACGAAGCCATAACTGGTTcacaagaagaaaataaaacagtCAAAATTGAAACTTTAATTCCGCCGACCTTTGATATTTTAGAAACAACTAAGCACTATTGTATAAAACCTAAAGCAACCGGAATAATAACAGCGACAAACAATCTAACTGAAAGTATTGCGATAATGGAGCTAGAAGATACTTCCCAGTTAGAAAAGCCACAGCTACAGATTGTTAATGAAACAGAAGTTGAAGTGTTGAATGAAACAAATTCAACAACAACCGCAGCCCAAAACGAAGTAGAATATGAGGAAGAAGCAACAGACGCCAGCGATACAGGATCCGATACCGATGCTGATACTGATATTGATCTAGATGACGTAGTCTACTCGGTTGAAGAGGACTCCGGTGAAGagattgaattaatttataagaCACTCTATACAACGTATACCTACCTGACAACATTCTTTAATGACGGCAGTAGTACCAGTATATCAAGCCACACGGAAGTGTTTACCAATGTTTTGACGTCTACTTTGAAACCAGGCAGCGGGGAAATAAAATCAACTGCTTCCATAATATCACCTACAGCGAACACTATGAGTGTAGAAGAGGGATTTAATATGAGGAATCAGCATGACCACAGCGCTAGTAAATCTGCAAGTACCTCAAAATTTGTACTACCGACCGAGTTGGAGAGCATATTGCGTGAAGGGGAATATACCAAAGACAGCAGCACTGATGCTGATGCCATTGACGAGAAACTAAGCTTTACCACTACCGTTTTAGATGACAACAAAGTAGTGAAAACATACTTTACAACCTATACGTATTACACAACTATATTTGTAGAGGGTGAAACAGAAACCATGTCCAGAACCGTGGTGTACACAAATTACGTTACAGACTCTATAGCGCCTACCACTGTGTTTGCAATTAATAAAGCAACACAAGCAAAAGTAACTGGCATGCCGGTCGATAGATCTACAGAAGTCACAAACACTATTTTAGCCAATAATGTTAGCAGTTTAAATGGAGTGAAAGAAATAGAAGAAAACATGTCGAATGACCATCAACAATTAAGCTATAGCACTATGATCCGCACGCACGCCGTATCTACTTATAGCAATCAGTCAGAGCCTGATCTTAACAACTATACATCTGTTACTCTAGTTACTGATGTGCGGTCCAGCAGTTCGAATGGCGATCACCATATCATTAACCAAAAGCTTGATTCTGTGGATGACCAGATAAGTTCGGAGAGTAATACAGACGAAATAAGGCCATCAGCTACATTGCTGTTACAGACGAGTTTCACCACCTTTACGTACTATACAACGATGTATAACAATGATGATACAAATGTAGTTAGTCGCCTAGAGACAATAACCAATGTAGTTACCGAAACATTGCAGCCGAGCAAAACTGAAAGTATTGACGAAGCAACGCTACCTATAACATATTTCACCACTTTCACCTACTGGACGAAACTAGCAAAGTATGGGGAAATAACAACTCTTAGCAGAGAGGAGacaatttcaaatattattcCACCGAGTTTAATACCATCAATATCTGCTTTGATTACAATCAGTTCTTCATTAAATAGTTACGTACCGCTAGACATAAGTACAACAACTGGAGAAGCAATTGCTGATGCAACTGATAATCAAATAGATAACTTTACCAGTGGCTTATCAGAAGATTCGATTAACGTACCAATAAATGCTGACGAAATACATAAGACAGAGATCTTTGAGCCCACGACTTACTATACAACCTATACATATTACACCACTTCATACGATGTTGATACGACAATTACAGATTCACGTTTCGAAACAGTCACTAATGTGGTCATGCCAACACTCATACTGCCAGATGCAACTAAAGCAGTTGAAGATGATGAAGGCACTACTGAAGTTAGCAATATTGATGGTTTAATTGACTTAAGACCCTCCATGAGTAATGAAAGTAAAATCGGCAGTACCCTAGCTCTGCCAAAAGCAGCTCTTGTGCTTTACGACTATAAAAAGATCATCGATTCGGAAGGCATTAGTACATTGTATTTTACCACGGAGGTACTGCCCACTACCGCTGCCGATGGTTCGCCTTCCGAAATTACCAGCAGCATGTCGAGTTTATATATTGATGAAGCGAAGAAAGCTTTGCAGCCGAGCACCAATGCAGTCGCAGTGAATGCGGATGGTAGCACTGCGCGTCATTATAAAACGGGTTTGGTGCGGTTAATTGAAGGCACACGAATTGCCAACCATACAACAACCTTTTATCAGTCGAAAGTTATTGGAACTTTTATTGAGAATCGTTATGCTCAAATTATTGAGAGCACATCTAGTTTTATTTTTGAGACAAATAAGTTGAATGGAAATAACGTTATGGCCTCCGGTGAGGTTATTGAACCAACACTTACACCCATAACACCTCCAGCAATCGAGGCCACGCAAGTAGTAACGCTAAATGAACCGACTGCTCATGCAAGTATTGCAGACAATGGCTCCGCAGAAAGTGCTACCGATTTGCCCATAGGCAACGATAGCTCTAAAGACGATGATGAAGATGAAACTGATGAGGATGAAGCCAATAAAGGTCGTTTGCCATTCCAATCAAAGAAACGTACTTTTACACCGGTAATACGCCCGTTCGCATCACGCAACCGACCACAATTCGCACCAAAGAAAAAGAGCGGTGCACCAAGTAGCGCAACTATTATAACACGTATTGATTTCACACCAACTATAACTGCAACACCGGCGCTAAAAACCACCGGTCGATTTAGCACTTTACGAAAAGGTGGGCTTTATAGTAGTCCTATTTCGACAGGTTCACCTGTTATTTCTAATGGTTCTTCATCTCGTAGATCCTTTGGTCGGCCAATAAAATCCTCACAGCCTTCTGGTAATAGTGGTGGACTAAATTCGccgtccatttcatttagtagtGGTTTTGTCGGTAGCCGAAATCGACTTTCGTCTTCTCCTCGTCCGTTGTTACAGTCTTCTACACGACGCGCGGGGGTTTTGATACGGCCCTCATCTTCTGGAGTTTTTCGGCCAGTCTTTTCAACTTCTTATGCTGGTAATTCACGTATACGTGTTAAGCCAACTGGTTTGGGACTACCTGGCTATCAAAATACGGCAACAGAGAGCATAACTACTTTGACACCTGATGTAAGCGGGGAAGAGGAGTCAACTACGCCTGTACTGCACATAAATGACAACGAAAATGAAGAGGGAACGCTTGATGCCATTCGTCGAAACCAAAACCCTTTACTACGCTTTCGTAGACCAATAAATCGCCCAGCTGGCTTTACACCAGCTAGCCAGCGCACTATTACTGGTGGTGCGGTTTCAGCACGGCGAAATCCTTTAACAGGGCGCGCCAAATCTGCAACTACTCCTTCTACCACCACAACAACCACACCACAATCGCGTCCACGCAGCTTTCAACGACCACAAATTGGAAACATAGCAAGCAAACCACGCCCTCAAAATAGCCTTTTCCCACCACGCGGACTACTTCAGAAACAAAATAATCAAGAAACCAAtgaagcaaaagaaaataaaaaggatGAAAAATTAGAAGGTAACTTCGATGCAGATGACGACTCTGAATATGATGACGAAGATGAGGAGGATAATGAAGATGATGTCGATGGTGATAACAGCCGACGTCGTCGCTCTAATTCCAAACAGCATAAATCTTCGATAAAGGCAGTGGCATTGAAAACAGTTAAAACCGATAGATATATAAAATACTATGAGAAACCTGAAAGGTATTTACGGGTACGTCGTGAAACCGATAAGTCGTTACACAGGCGTAGTAACTTTCGTAACAGATTCCGTCGCCCAAAGCTTACTTCAGCTGACGAAGAACGCAATTTTACTGAAAACGTCGAGCCAGAAACGCTACCACCGACCACAGCACCAACGCGGCCAAGGGTGAGCGGACGTTTCGTCTCGCGCTATACGGGACTTCATAGTACGCAGGCAGCTGCGATCACGATAGTTAGTACAGCAAATCATCGTGCAATAAGACCAACCCGACCCACAAATGGACGCGCCCAATTTACTCTACGTGAGAAAGATAACATCACAACTCAGAAAGGTTTGACGCGTGCCGGCACAAATAATTTTCGTCGACCACAAACTGCGGCCTCAGCTCGTCGAACATCACCGGCGTCCACAAGCAGCACTCGCCGTTTAAAATCATACAAGAATAATTTGTCACAGGACTCATCTGTGCGAAATACATCACCGAGAGGGCGTAATAATTTGAGTCGCACACGTACCACCATGCGCGGTCGTAGTCGTAATGATTACAATGCCGATCTAGTTGTAATACCTAATGTTGGAACCATTACCGTTACACACGTGCTACCGGCAGAAGTAACTATACCAATTGTAAATGGTAAAATAAccgaatataaaaatgttattacaGCGAAGACGAGCACAGAGGTATTGGGGCCCCAACAATTCACCAGTTTTGTTGGTAGTAATGGGCAGACAATGTTGGCACTGATACGCGAAGACTCCAGTGTGAATTTTGGTGGCGCCACTGAAATCACGCAGTATGTGCTGCACGAGTCGCCGACTACAACTGTAATATTCACGCCAACAACAATACGTGGGCGAAAAACATCATTTTCCCACATAATACCTTCAACTGTTTATTCAGTGGAAAATGTTGTTTCAACATCACATCCACAAATATCTGCGAATGCGCCTTTGGCTAACATATTACTATCACAGCTGTTACTTGGCAATATTGGCCTACCGCCTGCAAACCCCCTGCTTGGTGCATTAGGCGCTGCAACTACACCTACACCTAATCAATTAGCAATCGGTTCATTAGGTACCCATGTGATAGCAACGCCAGTTACCGAATATCGCACACATACATCTACCTACGTTACAACGGTTTTTGAGGGAATGTCCACTGTTTTGCCAGTAACATTCCAGGGGAAAAAGATATTGACCACCGTTTATGATACAACGGCCCAAACAATAACAGCTACGGAATTTGTCACAGATACCATTGTAACGACTTCAACGCAACAACCATTGATTGCCCAGGTACCGCAAGTCAACAACTTATTGCTACAACAATTGTTATTGCAACAGCAGCTACAACCACAAATCGAACAGCTACCCATACTACATTCAACAGCACCACAACTGCTGCTATCAGATAATATACAGGATCTAGATTCGAATAATATCCGGCTAtccaatgaaaatgaaaatgatataCCTATTATCGAAGAAAATCAGTCAAATAAAGTTGTGCGGAAAAAGTCACGTAAATCTGGCAAGTCACATAAACGAAAACATCATTCAGCACAAGATGAAGCACCAGAGGGATCTAGTATAATCACATTGTATGTTTCTGGTCGACGTCCAGGCGAATTTAGCACGATTTTGAGCACTGTGCCACTGAGCTATGATTCTACAGTACACAAGCGTCAAGCGCTTAGTGATGTGAAACAAACAACTAGCATTGATTCAATCACTGATTTTTACGTAACAGATGGTAGTGAATTTGTTGAGGAGTACATGTTGCCAGAACTGCCAAGTAATGAGGTCAATGACATTACAGTGCCTCAGATAAAAAGCGGCGAATACAATTCGTTCGATCAAACGCAATCGCTTGAGAGCATTGTCGGAGATGTTGAAACATGGCTCGCTAACACCACTCATGCGTATAGCGAGCAAACAACAGCTAAGTTATTGGCGATCACTAGCACACTGCAGAGCGGAAGATTTCAACAGGCCGAAAGTCGTCTATTTAACAAACCATCGAATACGACAAACACGCCAgttggaaataggaaaaactataaTTCTTTAGTTTAA